The sequence AAATAAAATATTTAATTCAGGAAAACTATTCTTTATAAACAATGCAGGTACACTTAAAATCGCCATGGTAAATATACACAGAAACATAGAACTATTTAAGAGATGCAGAACACCATGAAATTTAGTTTTTGTTTCAATATTTTTAGCCGAGAGTACTCTTACATACATTTTTTTAAAATTCTCTGCTCCTCCTTTATTCCATCTAAATTGTTGTGAACGAGCGGCACTCAAAACCGCTGGTAATTCCGCAGGTGTTTCTACATTTTCAAGATAAACAAACTGCCATTTTTTCAATTGAGCTCTATAACTTAAGTCTAAGTCTTCCGTTAATGTATCGCTCTCCCAATTCCCAGCATCAATAATACAGGATTTTCTCCAAACACCAGCTGTTCCGTTAAAATTGATAAAATGATTTTTAGAATTTCGACCAACTTGTTCCAATGTAAAATGTGCATCTAATGCAAAAGCTTGTATTTTTGTTAAAATAGAAAAATCTCTATTTAAATGTCCCCATCTAGTTTGTACAACACCTACGTTTTCATTCTTAAAATAGGGAATTGTTTCCAGTAACCAATTGGGTTTAGGAACAAAATCGGCATCGAAAATAACTATAAATTCACCTTTAGCCTCTTTAAGTCCTTCTTTTAACGCTCCTGCTTTAAAACCTACTCTATTTTCCCTTCTTATATGTTGAATATTCAGACCTGATAAAGCATATTTATCTATTAAACGTGCCGTTTCAACAATAGAATCGTCTGTAGAATCATCCAAAACTTGAATTTCCAATTTATCTTTTGAATATTCCAAAGCTGCTACATTATCTAGAAGTCTTTCAATAACATATTTTTCATTAAAAACAGGCAATTGAATAGTCACTAAAGGGATTTCGGATTCAATATTAAAATTAAATTTTGGGCGTTTATTATTCGCATTATTCTTTTTACTCTTTAAATAATTAAGCAACAAATTGAACTGTGCTAGGCTATAAAAGAAAATCAAGATTATTGCTAAGCTGTAAAAAAATAATGCTAAGTATGCAAGTAAGGTATAAATCATTATTTTTTAAAGGTATATTTTAAAATCCATCCAATTATTTTAATCCCAGCCATTATTGTTCCTTTTAGCGTACCAGAAACTTTAGAAACACCAATTCTATTTTTATATCGAACAGGAATTTCTCTATATGACATTTTTTGTTTCAGCACTTTTAACTGCATTTCTACAGTCCAACCGTACGTTTTGTCTTCCATTTGCAAAGCTACTAATTTATCATATTTCATAGCTCTAAATGGTCCTAAATCGGAAAAGGTAGATTTGAAAAATATTTTCATTAAGAACGTTGCTAACCAATTTCCAAAAACTTGTTGTGGTGTCATTGAACCAGATTCTCTTAATTCTTTAACTCGAGCACCTATAACAAAATCGATGTTTTCATCAATAATAGGTGTTATAATTTTAGTTAATTCTTCTGGATAATCGGAATAGTCGCCATCTAAAAATACGACAATATCTATCGATTCATTTAGATTAGCAATATAATCTAATCCTTTTAAACAGGCATATCCATATCCTTTTCTTGTTTCCTTAAGTACAGTTGCACCTGCTTTTGAAGCTACTATTGACGTTTGATCTGTAGAATTATTATCAACTACAATTATTTCAGATACACAATCTGGAATTTCATTTATCACATTTGCAATTGCTTCTTCTTCATTAAAAGCCGGAATAATTACTTTTACATTTCTCATTAAAATAAGCTAGGATTATCTTCTCTAAATTCGGCCATTGAATGCCACTCTTTTATTTTTTTTCCAACAGAATATTTTTCAGCTTTTACAACGTCTCCATCTCTATAAATAATTGAAAAACCATTTTGAACATTGTTCTTATATTCTGTTTTACGAATTACTTCTTCTTTTTTATCGTAATAAATCCACCAATTCACTTTGTTTCCATTACTATAATGTCCTTCTTCCTTAGTATTACCATTTTCATAATAATAGAACCAGTACTTTGCCTTTTTTCCATTTATCACCCAACCTTCTTCTTTCATTTTACCGTTTGCAAAACGATTTTTAACATAGCTTTCTTGCGCAAAACTGAATTGCATAGTTACCACAAAAAAGAAAAGAAATAAAAACTTATTCATATTATTTTACTTTATTAGTTACTTTAAAACTTCATCTCTTTTCTATGTACGATAAAAACGTGAAAATGGTTTTATTTTTGATTGACTAAATCCATTAAGTTAACATCGTTACCTAATAAAATATCATTTGGATTGATTCTTCCATTCTCTGAAGCATTTTCTAATTTCAAAACACCTCTTGGACAAACAGCTGCACAAACACCACAACCAACACATGAAGCACGAACTATATTCTCTCCTTTTTGTGCATAGGCTCTAACATCAATACCTTGTTCGCAATAGGTAGAACAATTTCCACAAGAAATACATTGTCCACCGTTAGTCGTTATTCTAAATCTAGATTTAAAACGTTGAATTAAACCCATATAAGCAGCCAAAGGACATCCAAAACGACACCAAGTACGATTACCCAAAACAGGATAAAAACCAGTACCAATGACACCTGCAAAAATAGAACCGATTAAGAACCCATAGATTTCGTTAATTTTATAGGCATTAATACCCAAAAAAGTACTATCGCCAACATTTTCAGGACTATAAATAATATTATAAGTATTATAACCGACTACAATAGTCATTATAATGGCAAAAATCAGTACAGGATATATTGTCCAACGTTCAATTTTCCAAGCAATCAATCTTTTGTCCGATAATTGTCTGTAAGGATCACCTAAAGTTTCAGCTAAACCTCCACAACCACAAACCCAAGAACAATACCATCTTTTTCCATACAAATAAACCATTATTGGAATTACAATTATTGTTAAAGCTACGCCCCAAACAAACATAAACTTACCTAAATGTCCTGCTTCAAGATGTTGTTTTACGTTCCAATCGGTTACAAAATTATAATCTAGTGGCCATGCATTTTTTAAATCTACTCCAGGTAAATCGAATAATGGTAAAATTTCAACTAAAAGAAAAGCGAATATAATTTGAAAAAACAAAACACTTGCTGTTCTTACTATTTGATAATGATTGTGTCTATATTTTATAAACATACGAATCCCCATTACAATCATGGAAACACAATATAAAATTCCGTACAAAAACCATTGCGATGCTTTTGCTTTTGGATTGAATATTTCTTTTAAAGGATCAACTATGTTTGTCCAGTTTACAATATAATACGGAAAGAAATATAATAAAACATAGAATGATACTAAAAACCCAAAAACAAACAATGATACCCAACCTCTGTTTGTTGCAGAAGACAAATAGATTCCATGATTTTTAATTCCTGCAACAGGTTCTAAAAACAAACCAGTTAGTATGAATACTAAAGACCCTATAATCCCTAAACCAAAAGTTAAAAACAAAAATAATCCTTTATTGTCTTTTAGTGGTCCGGTAACAGATGCTTTTGCAATATCAAACTTTACATACTTGTTATCGTATATTATATATTCTTGGGCATTGGCTCTATTTATATCTCCAATTTTATTTTGAAAATCATTTCTAAAATCTTCCGGTTTTTCATAGGTTTTGGAAGGAGAAAACATCCAATTAGTTGCTCCATCTACTAATTGTAGTTTTTCTTGATTATTAGAAAAAACACTTTCTAATACTGCTCTTGTATAGTTTACTTTTCCATTTTGAACCGATTGCGACAAAATTGCCTCAATTTCTTCTTTAGACAAGCCTTTCTCTGCTTCAACTTCTGCAGTTATGGTTGCGTTATATTCTTCTAATAGACTAGTGATTTCTGAATTAAAAGAAAACGGATTATGACTATCCTTATTTAGTATTCCTTTTTCGTTTGCTACTTTGGTTAAAGTTGCAATAGTTCTTTCCGATTTTCCTGAAAATGCAGATTTAACGGCATTTTTAGATAAATTATAATTACCTATAAACAGTGTGCCAATAAACAAGAATACTGACAAAACAAATAGTATCAGTCCAATCAGTCTCAACGATTTTATTTTATTCATTTTATTTTGTTTTAGAGATTGATATATGTTTTTTAAAGGCAATAGTAATTTCTTTTTCGTGCGTTTTAAAGAATTCAGGATCGAAATTAGCTGCTTTCAAGTTTTTGATTACGTAGTCTACACTTTGTTTCTCGGTTAATATATTATCGAAAAACTCATGACGCATTCTAATTCCGAAAGTATTAATCCCTAGGAATTCGTTTGTGTCTTTATGATAGGAGATTCTTATGGCTTTTTTACCAGAAATATGTTCCCAATAAAATTGGTTTTCATATTCTCTTGGTTTTGCCCAAACCCAACCATATGTTTGATATTCTATATCTAAAAATTTCGCAGAATTGAACCAATGTCCTGGATTGTATTGCATCTTGTTTCCCGTTAATGTTTGCGCTAACACCTCTCCCATCATCCTTCCAGTATACCAAACGGCTTCAATATTTCTTCTGTTACCAATAGCTTCGTGTTGCTCAGCACAATCTCCTATCGCATAAACATCAGGAATATTTGTTTCTAAAAACCGATTGACCAATACTCCTCTTTTTGTTTCAATCCCTGAATCTTTTAGAAAATCGATATTAGGAGACACTCCAACGGTTAACCCTACTATATTACATTCAATAACTTCACCCGATTCTGTTACTACTGCTTTAGCATTTCCTTTTTCATCTGAAAGAATCTCCTTCAAATTCGTTTCCAATCTTAAATCAATATGATGTTCTAAAATATGTTTACCAATTAGCTTAGCTTCACCTTCAGGAAGTACTCCTCCCCAAAAATTTTCTTCACGAACCAAAAAAGTAACCGGAATATTTCTAGTGGCAAGCATTTCTGCTAATTCAATTCCTATTAATCCTCCACCAACAATAACTGCTTTGGAATTTTCATTAGAAAGTTTTTCTAATTCTTCTAAATCTTGTTTGTGATAAAGTCCTAAAACTCCTTTCAGATCTTGACCAGGCCAACCAAATTTATTCGATTTTGAGCCTGTAGCAATTACAAGTTTATCATAACTCAAGTTAGAATTATCATTCAACAAAAGTGTTTTGTTTTTTGTATTTACTTTTTCAACTTTCTTAAAGACTAAATCAATTCTGTTTTTTTTCCAAAAATGTGGTTCATAAGGTTGCGTATGTTCAAACTTCATATGCCCCATATAGACATACATCAAAGCAGTTCTAGAAAAAAAATATGCT is a genomic window of Flavobacterium jumunjinense containing:
- a CDS encoding cellulose synthase family protein, encoding MIYTLLAYLALFFYSLAIILIFFYSLAQFNLLLNYLKSKKNNANNKRPKFNFNIESEIPLVTIQLPVFNEKYVIERLLDNVAALEYSKDKLEIQVLDDSTDDSIVETARLIDKYALSGLNIQHIRRENRVGFKAGALKEGLKEAKGEFIVIFDADFVPKPNWLLETIPYFKNENVGVVQTRWGHLNRDFSILTKIQAFALDAHFTLEQVGRNSKNHFINFNGTAGVWRKSCIIDAGNWESDTLTEDLDLSYRAQLKKWQFVYLENVETPAELPAVLSAARSQQFRWNKGGAENFKKMYVRVLSAKNIETKTKFHGVLHLLNSSMFLCIFTMAILSVPALFIKNSFPELNILFNIMAFFVLTSLIFFICYWYTYKSLHGGGIKNFLKYTSMFFTFYSIAMGFSFQNSIAVLEGLLGKKSEFVRTPKFNIETLKDKWKDNVYISRKISKNTIIEGLLVCYFSFGIYSAFVLNDFGLFPFHLMLLIGYGYVFVKSFKST
- a CDS encoding glycosyltransferase family 2 protein gives rise to the protein MRNVKVIIPAFNEEEAIANVINEIPDCVSEIIVVDNNSTDQTSIVASKAGATVLKETRKGYGYACLKGLDYIANLNESIDIVVFLDGDYSDYPEELTKIITPIIDENIDFVIGARVKELRESGSMTPQQVFGNWLATFLMKIFFKSTFSDLGPFRAMKYDKLVALQMEDKTYGWTVEMQLKVLKQKMSYREIPVRYKNRIGVSKVSGTLKGTIMAGIKIIGWILKYTFKK
- a CDS encoding toxin-antitoxin system YwqK family antitoxin, with the protein product MNKFLFLFFFVVTMQFSFAQESYVKNRFANGKMKEEGWVINGKKAKYWFYYYENGNTKEEGHYSNGNKVNWWIYYDKKEEVIRKTEYKNNVQNGFSIIYRDGDVVKAEKYSVGKKIKEWHSMAEFREDNPSLF
- a CDS encoding 4Fe-4S binding protein, translating into MNKIKSLRLIGLILFVLSVFLFIGTLFIGNYNLSKNAVKSAFSGKSERTIATLTKVANEKGILNKDSHNPFSFNSEITSLLEEYNATITAEVEAEKGLSKEEIEAILSQSVQNGKVNYTRAVLESVFSNNQEKLQLVDGATNWMFSPSKTYEKPEDFRNDFQNKIGDINRANAQEYIIYDNKYVKFDIAKASVTGPLKDNKGLFLFLTFGLGIIGSLVFILTGLFLEPVAGIKNHGIYLSSATNRGWVSLFVFGFLVSFYVLLYFFPYYIVNWTNIVDPLKEIFNPKAKASQWFLYGILYCVSMIVMGIRMFIKYRHNHYQIVRTASVLFFQIIFAFLLVEILPLFDLPGVDLKNAWPLDYNFVTDWNVKQHLEAGHLGKFMFVWGVALTIIVIPIMVYLYGKRWYCSWVCGCGGLAETLGDPYRQLSDKRLIAWKIERWTIYPVLIFAIIMTIVVGYNTYNIIYSPENVGDSTFLGINAYKINEIYGFLIGSIFAGVIGTGFYPVLGNRTWCRFGCPLAAYMGLIQRFKSRFRITTNGGQCISCGNCSTYCEQGIDVRAYAQKGENIVRASCVGCGVCAAVCPRGVLKLENASENGRINPNDILLGNDVNLMDLVNQK
- a CDS encoding NAD(P)/FAD-dependent oxidoreductase codes for the protein MEHIVIIGNGISGVSLARHIRKNSDKKITIISAETAYFFSRTALMYVYMGHMKFEHTQPYEPHFWKKNRIDLVFKKVEKVNTKNKTLLLNDNSNLSYDKLVIATGSKSNKFGWPGQDLKGVLGLYHKQDLEELEKLSNENSKAVIVGGGLIGIELAEMLATRNIPVTFLVREENFWGGVLPEGEAKLIGKHILEHHIDLRLETNLKEILSDEKGNAKAVVTESGEVIECNIVGLTVGVSPNIDFLKDSGIETKRGVLVNRFLETNIPDVYAIGDCAEQHEAIGNRRNIEAVWYTGRMMGEVLAQTLTGNKMQYNPGHWFNSAKFLDIEYQTYGWVWAKPREYENQFYWEHISGKKAIRISYHKDTNEFLGINTFGIRMRHEFFDNILTEKQSVDYVIKNLKAANFDPEFFKTHEKEITIAFKKHISISKTK